The sequence GGCGCGGGAGCGAAGTCGGCCAGCCGGAGGCGCGGCCAGCCGGGACTATGCCCGGCCGGACATGATCGTGACGAGCCGACGCGCGGCCTCGGCGAGTCGGCTGCGCCCCGGCCTGGCCGCCAGCGCCGCCAGACCGGGCAGGTCGGTCGTATGCCGACCGGCGCGGGCGGCGTTGCCGGCGAGCGTGACGACATCGGCGAGTCCCGGCCGCTGGCCGGCGGCCAGGAGCGCCGGCAACGCCGCCGACGTCACCTGCCAGACCGCGTCGTGCGCGCCGGCCTTGATCGCCTCGGTCAGCGGCCGGACGATGCGCTGCAGCACGATCTGGTTGGCGCAGGCCAGGGTGCCGATCTCGGCACCGACGCCGCTGTCCCAGTCCGGGCGTTGGGCGAGGGTGACGAGTGCGTCGCCGGCTGCGAGGCGCACGTTCTCCCGGTGGCTGGCCAGCGCGTACGCCAGGGTCAAGGACATCGCCGGGCCGACCGGACCGTCCGCTGCCGCGAGGCCCGCCAGGAAGCCGGTGCCCGGATTGCCCCGGTCGACCGTGGCGGCCACGTACGGCTGGATGTGCGCGGCGGCCACCTCGCGGTGTGACGGCGTCACCATCGGCCACAGCGCCAACGTGGGCATGCGCCACCCCGTGTTGGCCCGTTCGGCGGCGGTGCGCGGGTCGGCGAGCTCCGCCGGAAGCTCCACCGGGTCCAGCATCGCGATCCGGCCACCCGAGAAGTGATGGCTGCCCTGTGCGTCCTTGACCCAGGTGCGCGGCTCGGCACCGCCGACGAGCCAGTCGGCCAACCGGCGGCCGGCGGGAGACACCAGGCGCCTCGCCGCCGCGTGCACGGCGGCGTCAACCACGCGAGGCAGGCGGAGCAGTGCCTGGGTGAGATCCGCGTCGCCGGGCTGCCAGCCGTCGCGTTCCGCCTGCTGCAGCAGGCTCAGCACCCGGTCCGGGTCCACGTGACCAGCGACAGTGGCCGGCGTGGCCAGCAGCGCCGGTGGCGGATCGTCGGCCAACCGCACGGCCAACTCGGCGCACCGGCGCTCCACGAACAACTCCAGCGGCGTGCCGGATATCTGGTAGGACGCCGGCCGGCCGATGGTGGCGGTGATGAGGGCCTGCCACCGGCCCGGCCACTGCGGCATCACCGGCTCCAGCACCCGGGCGGCGGCGGCACGGTCGACACGGGCCGCCCGCACCAGGCCGTCCAGGATCTGCTCGTGGCGGACGGGATCATCGTCGCCCATGCGCAGCACCGTCGCCAGCTCACCGGCGAGGGCGCCCAGGTCCAGCGGTGGCGGCAGCTCGGCCGGCGGGTCGGTGCTCAGCACCGGAGCGAATGCCGGCGCCGAGTACGTCATGCCGAGCTGCGCGGCGAGTCGTTCCGCGACGACACCCTCGAGCGCCGGCAGCTCGGAGCGCAGCCGGTCCCGGAACGCCTCCGGCAGCCCGGGCAGCCGCGGCTCGATGAGGTCGAGCGTCCGCTCGGCGAGCTCGGGCACCGCGTGGTGCAGCCCGATGACGAGCCCGTCCACGACGTCGTCGAGCGGCACCGAGCGCAGCCAGGCGAGATGGGCGCGGACCAGCTTCTTCTCCGGCCGCGAGAGCATGCTCTGGGTGATCTCCGTCAGGGTGGCCGGGTCCAGCGGAGAGCGCTGGTGCAGCGCCCGCAGGGACGTGTACGCGAAGTCGGCGACCGTGGACATCGGCGCCGTCAGCAGCCCGACCAGCTCCTGGCGGTGCCCGGCCAGCTCGTCGGTGGTCGGGGTCACCTGC comes from Micromonospora viridifaciens and encodes:
- a CDS encoding DUF6493 family protein; translation: MSDVWHEVCERIDDADFDVLAEALAGLDAEDRAALLPLLEGYIPAPATPEPVVLPPLEPEPEPELPTTGGFAFFYSPADGEPPKDLEGIRAYLARQRLRQREQERTSRRWHLERQAAEAARRKTDLRRAGLALAILACTPTATDAVKRLHRPWSAGPPLRVLPELVPGLLRVRGTAWCTTLARGMARRARGRATPWPFTEALMRAVGAGPPDTPGAVARYVANRRGGPLADILADDPWFDHVLPYLFDDDRVAAAFTDSSAWPTAVVELVERGRVERAVVIAGCLRRLRSGGRQRLLQPYLGMLKQVTPTTDELAGHRQELVGLLTAPMSTVADFAYTSLRALHQRSPLDPATLTEITQSMLSRPEKKLVRAHLAWLRSVPLDDVVDGLVIGLHHAVPELAERTLDLIEPRLPGLPEAFRDRLRSELPALEGVVAERLAAQLGMTYSAPAFAPVLSTDPPAELPPPLDLGALAGELATVLRMGDDDPVRHEQILDGLVRAARVDRAAAARVLEPVMPQWPGRWQALITATIGRPASYQISGTPLELFVERRCAELAVRLADDPPPALLATPATVAGHVDPDRVLSLLQQAERDGWQPGDADLTQALLRLPRVVDAAVHAAARRLVSPAGRRLADWLVGGAEPRTWVKDAQGSHHFSGGRIAMLDPVELPAELADPRTAAERANTGWRMPTLALWPMVTPSHREVAAAHIQPYVAATVDRGNPGTGFLAGLAAADGPVGPAMSLTLAYALASHRENVRLAAGDALVTLAQRPDWDSGVGAEIGTLACANQIVLQRIVRPLTEAIKAGAHDAVWQVTSAALPALLAAGQRPGLADVVTLAGNAARAGRHTTDLPGLAALAARPGRSRLAEAARRLVTIMSGRA